In Streptococcus dysgalactiae subsp. dysgalactiae, the following are encoded in one genomic region:
- a CDS encoding phage major tail protein, TP901-1 family, which produces MVAFDQNVYCNFDASATKAIAGKDIILAIFDKTGAKLLAISGQQGLTINRTADSIEVSSKDTKGGWKSKIPGMKEWSIDNDGLYVPSDETHKQLGEAFEKSEFVCIKVINGKTKKGMFGGLASVSDYSLEAPYDDGMTYSISLEGNGALIDLSTLSPEDAEKVTAMPS; this is translated from the coding sequence ATGGTGGCATTTGACCAAAATGTTTATTGTAATTTTGATGCATCGGCAACAAAAGCCATTGCTGGTAAAGACATTATCTTAGCAATCTTTGATAAAACTGGTGCAAAATTACTTGCTATTAGTGGTCAGCAAGGGTTAACAATTAACCGTACAGCTGACTCAATTGAGGTATCATCTAAAGATACCAAAGGCGGTTGGAAATCAAAAATTCCAGGAATGAAAGAATGGTCCATTGACAACGATGGTCTTTATGTACCGTCAGACGAGACTCACAAACAATTGGGCGAAGCTTTTGAAAAGAGCGAGTTTGTTTGTATTAAAGTTATTAACGGTAAAACCAAAAAAGGTATGTTTGGCGGACTTGCTTCGGTAAGTGATTATAGCTTGGAGGCACCTTATGATGACGGCATGACATATTCAATCAGTCTCGAAGGGAATGGAGCATTGATTGATTTATCAACATTATCACCAGAAGACGCTGAAAAAGTAACAGCTATGCCTAGCTAA
- a CDS encoding phage tail protein, translating to MADYTLAIQVTGDSSEMLKEFEKAIKAAEKLKEKVKKTNQEMTSEFDLAAKSLTDFSGKMKDISQSMSEFGSKISDVGSSLTQKITLPLAAGVGYAVKQFADLEQAVGGVETLFKQSAKEVIKNSEKAYKTAGISGTKYMEQVTSFSASLLQGLGGDTAKAAKVADKAIIDMSDNANKFGTSIESIQNAYQGFAKGNYTMLDNLKLGFGGTKEEMKRLLEEAEKLSGVHYDIENFADIIEAIHVIQNELEITGTTAKEGSTTVSGSFQAMLASANNLAAGLGDKNADVKRLMAELEETTKQFVTNVSNVLKTIWDNLPLEPWQRWTLSIVALAGPVLLVFGKLTVGIASLVESFGIISEAIAPFFTWMSGIVSQGGAVSSVISSLGGGLSGFAALASAVIAVIALIVYTIQDLWKTSEKFRNAVTGIFTTLGNIVQSAWTGFLQPVFTALKAIIDAIVDEALTPLYDSFKGMVEMIVVSLSDLLAKFEPVIQFIMNVFGTILPPVLIALGSIFIGVFTTITNVVGTAFTLFGELIKNLMKIMGGLTDFITGVFTGNWEKAWNGVVDIFSGIFNGIVAIGKGVLNALIDMINGAISGINFLIKSANKIPGVNVGLIDKIPYLARGTSNWQGGFARINEGGRGELVHLPNDTTVVPHDVSMKYARESAKANSGVAYMDSNDEIAKSALKLANDAVKRPVVLNINGREVARTTGGDMRDYLNSRDMTLKRLRGEV from the coding sequence ATGGCTGATTATACTTTAGCAATACAGGTAACCGGTGACTCCTCCGAAATGCTAAAAGAATTTGAAAAAGCGATAAAAGCAGCAGAAAAACTCAAAGAAAAAGTCAAAAAGACAAATCAGGAGATGACCTCTGAATTTGATTTAGCTGCTAAAAGCTTAACTGATTTTTCGGGCAAAATGAAAGACATCAGTCAAAGCATGTCTGAATTTGGCTCAAAAATTAGCGACGTTGGGTCGTCATTAACCCAAAAAATAACCTTACCTCTTGCAGCAGGTGTCGGGTATGCTGTCAAACAATTCGCTGATTTAGAACAAGCGGTAGGCGGTGTTGAGACGCTATTTAAGCAATCAGCAAAAGAGGTAATAAAAAACTCCGAAAAAGCTTATAAAACAGCTGGTATCTCTGGAACAAAATACATGGAGCAGGTGACTTCATTCTCTGCAAGTTTATTACAAGGGTTAGGTGGAGATACTGCGAAAGCCGCTAAGGTAGCTGATAAGGCTATCATTGACATGTCTGACAACGCTAACAAATTTGGTACTAGCATTGAGTCAATCCAAAATGCCTATCAAGGCTTTGCTAAAGGTAATTACACGATGCTGGACAACCTTAAATTAGGTTTTGGCGGGACAAAAGAGGAAATGAAAAGGCTCCTTGAAGAAGCCGAAAAATTATCTGGTGTGCATTATGACATTGAAAATTTTGCGGACATTATCGAAGCTATCCACGTTATCCAAAACGAATTGGAAATAACTGGAACTACTGCTAAAGAAGGAAGTACAACAGTCAGTGGTTCGTTCCAAGCTATGCTTGCATCTGCTAATAACTTAGCAGCTGGGCTAGGTGACAAAAACGCTGACGTTAAGCGTTTGATGGCAGAGTTAGAGGAAACCACAAAACAGTTTGTCACAAATGTAAGTAACGTTTTAAAAACCATATGGGACAATTTGCCATTAGAACCTTGGCAAAGGTGGACATTGTCTATTGTAGCTCTAGCAGGTCCTGTCTTGCTTGTATTTGGTAAATTAACAGTAGGAATAGCATCTTTGGTAGAATCCTTCGGAATCATAAGCGAGGCGATCGCCCCGTTTTTCACATGGATGAGCGGAATTGTTTCGCAAGGTGGTGCAGTTTCAAGCGTTATTTCATCGCTTGGCGGTGGGTTATCAGGATTTGCCGCTTTAGCAAGCGCTGTAATAGCTGTAATAGCTCTTATTGTTTATACAATTCAAGACTTGTGGAAAACTTCAGAAAAATTTAGAAACGCAGTAACTGGCATCTTTACCACTTTAGGTAATATTGTTCAAAGTGCGTGGACTGGTTTTTTACAACCTGTTTTTACAGCACTTAAAGCTATCATTGATGCTATTGTGGATGAGGCTTTGACACCTCTATACGATAGTTTTAAAGGTATGGTTGAGATGATTGTTGTTTCGCTTTCGGATCTTTTAGCTAAATTCGAACCCGTTATCCAATTTATCATGAATGTTTTTGGCACTATATTACCTCCCGTTTTAATCGCTTTAGGCAGTATTTTTATTGGTGTTTTTACAACCATAACCAACGTTGTAGGCACAGCGTTTACATTATTCGGAGAACTCATAAAAAACCTTATGAAAATTATGGGCGGACTGACTGATTTTATCACTGGTGTTTTCACAGGCAACTGGGAAAAGGCTTGGAATGGTGTTGTTGATATATTTAGCGGTATTTTTAATGGTATTGTTGCTATTGGAAAAGGTGTGCTAAATGCCTTGATTGACATGATTAATGGGGCCATCAGTGGTATTAACTTTTTAATTAAATCAGCTAACAAAATACCTGGAGTAAATGTTGGTTTAATTGATAAAATCCCATATCTCGCCAGAGGGACATCCAATTGGCAGGGTGGATTTGCTCGTATTAACGAGGGTGGACGCGGTGAATTGGTACACTTGCCAAACGACACAACCGTTGTCCCACACGATGTCAGTATGAAATACGCTCGAGAATCTGCTAAAGCCAATTCTGGTGTTGCTTATATGGATAGTAATGATGAGATTGCCAAAAGTGCTTTGAAACTAGCTAACGATGCTGTTAAACGCCCTGTTGTGTTAAATATCAACGGCCGTGAGGTCGCTAGAACGACAGGTGGAGATATGAGAGATTATCTAAATAGTCGAGATATGACATTAAAACGATTGAGAGGTGAGGTTTAG
- a CDS encoding distal tail protein Dit — protein MATMTFNDVDLSSLITIMSINRDIGNERQAETNDAPFIGLHVKKINTSAKIITVDFYLKDRTNEYALNQLKHKLAGIFNVNEQVKVTFSDEPDKYYLAIPINKISASDPIAWLSLVTLELLVPDGVAHSVSYKKITNYRQDGKKLLIDITNNGNVDAHPIITVKHNAENGYLAFVNKSSVFEVGDREIADAEIREKSVVAYDFKDERIVNALTTGKKNVAILNDKGQILDKNLQWNQVWDRKHLEIEGSISPGYHAGSLTFDIPDGGGLYDYIWWRQVFICGLMNQYGFIKVAVSDENDQFLYGVETYKRQAGTKTEYNFMITDGKGGFKNTDLKWTFDATTANEHNPFNEPRGWSDMTRADDTVSVFWWGSQNKRVFPELKGKKSKQVHIAIGTIQGNPLVTHMYIDGFYYRKDKVPYEFNVPNAFGTGTEVVINAENDTVLVDNIPKANIIVDGFFSFPKIPPGSSTLEVYSSSWSTANPDITLSFEERWL, from the coding sequence ATGGCTACAATGACTTTTAATGATGTGGACTTATCTAGCCTCATCACTATCATGTCTATTAATCGCGATATCGGTAACGAGAGACAAGCCGAAACCAACGATGCTCCATTTATTGGTTTGCATGTTAAAAAAATCAATACTAGCGCAAAAATCATTACAGTTGACTTTTATTTAAAAGACAGGACAAACGAGTACGCATTAAACCAGCTAAAACATAAACTAGCTGGTATTTTTAATGTTAACGAGCAAGTCAAAGTAACTTTTAGCGACGAACCTGACAAATATTATCTAGCTATACCAATAAATAAAATATCTGCTAGCGACCCGATCGCATGGTTAAGCCTAGTAACTTTGGAACTGCTTGTTCCAGACGGTGTGGCCCACTCAGTGTCATACAAAAAAATCACGAATTACAGACAAGATGGCAAGAAGCTACTGATTGACATTACAAACAACGGTAATGTCGACGCGCATCCAATCATCACAGTCAAGCACAATGCAGAAAATGGCTATTTAGCTTTTGTTAATAAATCATCTGTTTTTGAAGTCGGAGACAGAGAAATAGCAGATGCTGAAATTCGTGAGAAGTCGGTTGTTGCTTACGATTTTAAAGACGAAAGAATCGTCAATGCCTTAACAACAGGCAAAAAGAATGTTGCTATTTTAAACGATAAAGGACAGATTTTAGATAAAAACTTGCAATGGAATCAGGTTTGGGATAGAAAACACCTTGAAATTGAAGGCAGTATTTCTCCTGGTTACCATGCTGGTTCTTTAACATTTGACATCCCTGATGGCGGTGGGCTTTACGACTATATCTGGTGGCGGCAAGTCTTTATTTGTGGGTTGATGAATCAATATGGTTTTATCAAAGTAGCAGTATCAGACGAAAATGACCAATTTTTATACGGTGTCGAAACCTACAAAAGGCAAGCTGGTACTAAGACAGAGTATAATTTTATGATCACCGATGGTAAAGGCGGTTTTAAAAATACTGATTTAAAATGGACGTTTGATGCAACAACAGCAAACGAACATAATCCGTTCAATGAGCCGAGAGGCTGGTCTGATATGACGAGGGCTGATGACACTGTGTCTGTATTTTGGTGGGGTTCTCAAAACAAGCGAGTGTTCCCCGAATTAAAGGGAAAAAAATCTAAACAGGTACACATTGCAATTGGAACTATTCAAGGCAATCCTTTAGTAACACACATGTATATTGACGGATTTTATTATCGCAAGGACAAAGTGCCGTACGAATTTAATGTTCCGAATGCTTTCGGGACAGGGACGGAAGTTGTCATTAATGCCGAAAATGACACGGTTTTAGTCGATAACATTCCAAAAGCCAACATCATCGTTGATGGCTTTTTTAGTTTTCCTAAAATTCCTCCAGGTTCATCGACATTAGAGGTTTACTCGTCAAGTTGGTCGACTGCTAACCCAGATATAACATTAAGTTTTGAAGAAAGGTGGCTATAA
- a CDS encoding glucosaminidase domain-containing protein: MLITIHNANLEKVAYIDNDKQDTLNYYDDKFSQYLKTANSTFEFTVYKRGIKSDTVKEKAYLTLTERSFVSFKYNGKSYLFNVMSTDETDIEIRCYCENLNLELLNEYAGPYKAATQMSFVDYCNLFGILKNGAITIGANEVSGQKRTIEWTGQDTNLKRLLSIANNFDAEIEFVTNLRNDSSLKSFVMNVYKKNDATHQGVGRRRDDIILQYGKNIESVRRKIDKTGIYNAIRPSGKTTTTTTTTTAKQGSVQTVSVLWSGGNLTYAGHVMQSSVVNTILSLCSKYKLLPSGVFSQLYLESFWGDTPVGRADNNWGGITWTGATTRPSGINVSKGQPRAEGGYYNHYASVDDYLKDYTYLLAEQGIYAVKGKLTIDEYTKGLFRVGGATYDYAAAGYAHYAPLMRDIRAGVNRNNNGAMDNVDNQFKNGGSTSQNTTQIASKTKAVLAEANRLKGQRVGSGQCYALAAWYAMKLDGPGLNGGVTSFRGLIGAGAAAAQIGTDYNWGQFGWKVVQPNKVADLITGSIVNIRANAGSPVFTGGWGHTVVVKSLSGDTLTVLEQNYNNVQTVQEHTYSASAYLSVVQTVCYPPEIVQGKRVEGTAQAEQPQSETTTASEEKEVLINPSLYREWKNEAGQVEFYVKNSMLYAPLSKSLYPSAFTGIETDDNWIRKDLDVDTESEEKLISVALADLRKHCYPAVTYEVSGFIGDLDIGDTIKINDPEYTPSLILEARVSEQHISFTEPNQNKTVFDNYRALESKVSQGLIDRMNELAEAAKPYDLRLMTDNGNVFLNGEGRTILTAELWKGNKKFDASYQFKRDGQLAGAGLQLAVDAKDVPSDKPLIITVEAYLNNELIASKQITFTNSLGEQGPAGRGIVSTEDYYLASPNRTGVTSATSGWTKTPQEITETNKYHWYYHVDVYSDGTRKETTPAIIGVYGDKGSDGKQGEKGNDGPMGPQGPAGALDEKQLQDINNKIDGKADQGLTIEQINKLAELQAIANAELQAKASVDALASLQKQIQSAIAAMNASQKLSEQDLITASQRAIKASNDILDLKEQWNFIDNYMSASEEGLIIGSKDGTSSVRVAKDRIAFYSAGAEVASITGGMLKIDNGMFVATLQVGHFREEMYKVNGVDKHINVVKYYDTIVG, from the coding sequence TTGCTTATAACAATTCACAACGCAAATTTAGAAAAAGTTGCTTATATTGATAACGATAAGCAAGACACCTTAAATTATTATGATGATAAATTTTCGCAGTATTTAAAGACGGCTAATTCAACGTTTGAATTTACGGTTTATAAGCGAGGAATTAAGTCTGACACAGTCAAAGAAAAGGCCTATCTGACATTAACAGAGAGGTCTTTTGTGTCGTTTAAATACAACGGCAAGTCTTATTTGTTTAACGTGATGTCAACAGACGAGACAGACATTGAAATACGTTGTTACTGCGAGAATCTCAATCTCGAGCTACTTAATGAGTATGCAGGACCTTATAAAGCAGCGACTCAAATGTCTTTTGTGGATTATTGTAATTTATTTGGCATCCTTAAAAACGGTGCTATTACCATTGGCGCCAATGAGGTATCAGGCCAAAAACGAACAATCGAATGGACTGGTCAAGATACCAATCTCAAACGCTTGTTATCAATCGCTAATAATTTTGATGCTGAAATTGAATTTGTGACAAATTTAAGAAACGATTCAAGTTTGAAGTCGTTTGTTATGAATGTCTACAAGAAGAACGATGCTACACATCAAGGTGTCGGTCGTAGACGAGATGATATTATTTTGCAATATGGCAAAAATATCGAGAGTGTCAGACGTAAGATTGATAAAACAGGCATTTACAACGCTATAAGACCAAGCGGTAAAACAACAACGACGACAACTACAACGACTGCTAAACAAGGCTCTGTGCAAACAGTTTCTGTTTTGTGGTCGGGCGGTAATTTGACTTATGCAGGTCATGTAATGCAATCATCTGTTGTTAACACCATTTTAAGTTTATGCAGTAAATACAAGCTGTTACCATCTGGTGTCTTTAGTCAGCTTTACCTTGAATCGTTTTGGGGAGATACTCCAGTCGGAAGAGCTGACAATAACTGGGGTGGTATTACTTGGACAGGTGCAACAACTAGACCAAGCGGAATAAATGTCTCCAAAGGGCAGCCTCGTGCTGAAGGTGGTTATTACAACCACTACGCAAGTGTTGATGACTACTTAAAAGATTATACTTACCTCTTGGCTGAGCAAGGTATTTATGCCGTAAAAGGTAAGCTAACCATTGACGAGTATACAAAAGGCCTATTTAGAGTCGGTGGTGCAACATATGACTATGCAGCCGCTGGTTATGCTCATTATGCACCTCTCATGCGAGACATCCGAGCAGGTGTTAACCGTAATAATAATGGCGCTATGGATAACGTCGATAACCAATTTAAAAATGGTGGTTCGACTAGTCAAAACACTACTCAGATAGCTTCTAAAACAAAAGCAGTGCTTGCGGAAGCGAACAGACTGAAAGGTCAACGAGTAGGCTCTGGTCAATGTTATGCGTTAGCTGCTTGGTACGCTATGAAGTTAGATGGTCCAGGCCTAAACGGTGGTGTAACTAGTTTTAGAGGACTTATTGGTGCTGGCGCTGCCGCTGCTCAGATTGGTACGGATTACAACTGGGGTCAATTTGGTTGGAAAGTTGTACAACCAAATAAAGTCGCAGACTTAATCACAGGCTCGATTGTTAACATCAGAGCAAACGCTGGCAGTCCTGTTTTTACAGGTGGTTGGGGGCATACTGTTGTCGTTAAATCTCTATCTGGAGACACGCTCACAGTATTAGAGCAAAACTATAACAACGTGCAAACTGTCCAAGAGCATACATATAGCGCTAGCGCTTATTTATCAGTTGTACAGACAGTCTGTTATCCGCCAGAAATCGTTCAAGGAAAACGTGTCGAAGGTACTGCACAAGCAGAACAACCGCAATCTGAAACAACCACGGCATCTGAAGAAAAAGAGGTCTTAATTAATCCATCGCTTTATCGTGAGTGGAAAAACGAAGCGGGACAAGTTGAGTTTTACGTTAAAAACAGTATGCTCTACGCCCCTCTATCTAAATCTCTTTATCCGTCAGCGTTTACTGGCATCGAGACAGACGACAACTGGATACGAAAAGATTTAGATGTTGACACAGAGAGCGAGGAAAAGCTTATCTCTGTTGCTCTCGCAGACCTGAGAAAACATTGTTATCCAGCGGTAACCTATGAAGTATCTGGGTTTATTGGTGATTTAGATATTGGTGACACCATCAAAATCAATGACCCAGAATACACCCCAAGCTTAATTTTAGAAGCAAGGGTTAGCGAGCAACACATTTCGTTTACAGAGCCTAATCAAAATAAGACAGTATTTGATAATTACAGAGCTTTAGAGAGCAAAGTCTCACAAGGTTTAATTGACCGCATGAACGAATTAGCAGAAGCTGCTAAACCTTACGACTTGCGGTTAATGACAGACAATGGAAATGTGTTTTTAAACGGCGAAGGCCGCACGATTTTAACTGCTGAACTTTGGAAAGGTAACAAAAAGTTTGATGCAAGCTATCAATTTAAACGAGATGGTCAATTAGCCGGCGCTGGATTGCAATTGGCAGTTGACGCTAAGGATGTACCGTCTGATAAACCTCTAATCATTACTGTTGAGGCTTATTTAAATAATGAGTTGATTGCAAGTAAACAGATTACTTTTACTAACTCGCTTGGAGAACAAGGACCAGCTGGACGTGGGATTGTCTCTACAGAGGACTATTACTTAGCGTCACCAAATCGTACAGGTGTCACATCTGCAACATCTGGTTGGACTAAGACGCCTCAGGAAATTACTGAGACTAATAAATATCATTGGTATTATCATGTTGATGTTTATTCAGATGGCACTCGAAAAGAGACGACACCGGCTATTATTGGTGTTTACGGCGATAAAGGTTCAGATGGCAAGCAAGGAGAAAAAGGGAACGATGGTCCAATGGGTCCGCAAGGTCCTGCCGGAGCGCTAGATGAAAAGCAACTACAAGACATCAATAATAAAATTGATGGCAAAGCAGACCAAGGTTTAACGATTGAGCAAATCAATAAACTTGCTGAATTACAGGCTATTGCCAATGCTGAATTACAAGCCAAAGCAAGTGTTGATGCACTAGCTAGCTTACAAAAACAAATACAGTCTGCAATAGCAGCAATGAATGCTAGCCAAAAGTTATCTGAGCAAGACCTTATCACTGCTAGTCAACGTGCTATCAAAGCTTCTAATGACATTTTAGACTTAAAAGAGCAATGGAATTTTATTGACAATTATATGTCAGCGTCTGAAGAGGGACTTATTATCGGGTCTAAAGATGGTACAAGTTCCGTGCGTGTTGCTAAAGACCGCATTGCCTTTTACTCAGCTGGTGCAGAAGTTGCTTCAATTACTGGTGGTATGCTCAAGATTGATAATGGTATGTTTGTGGCTACTTTGCAAGTTGGACATTTTAGGGAAGAAATGTACAAAGTTAACGGTGTTGATAAACATATCAACGTTGTTAAATATTATGACACGATTGTGGGGTGA
- a CDS encoding DUF859 family phage minor structural protein has product MAEFYSNKDSKGYYLRVVATEEPITQSDITSNSSRVRLQIYLHNTLTTFTQYTLSMSVTVHEESWQWNGSPSMLSNNSSILLNDKTVTVKHDVDGSRSAGILVRFNGSGGYSPDSLLINWASFKLTNLSRSSGVAVSNAVIGSSATITIDRQSTSYKHTLRYDWFGKSGTIATNVDTSYRWLIPLDFANDIPDSVSGNGTIYVDTYNGSTLTGTQPVTFTATVPDSIKPTLSSISLSDANTVANNVVSSPDYYVQIYSNIKVNFGSASGAYGSTIKGYYAEVVGKGQSTDQNGGTLGSMLYDGQITIRAKVIDSRGRESQIVDKTVTVLKYSPPALSFDVARSGYGSDTLTVTRRASIAPLSVFGTQKNTMTLNFSVAPLGSTNFVSNNGSVSGTWANISNLTNSAANLYGTFSPTTSYTVKGVLSDKFSRTEFLFDVGTEAVVMSIAKNGIGFQKVWEKGAIDAKGDAYISGKLYVNNTEVKPSFDKTEILNMVYPVGSVYMSTSSANPSTFIGGTWQRYAQGRTIVGVSESEAEFSYVGKTGGEKSHRLTNQEMPSHSHGFNGNKMVGNGYGDGPANVTASGAWFQLHSKTGSEGGDQPHNNLQPYITTYIWLRTA; this is encoded by the coding sequence GTGGCAGAATTTTATAGTAATAAAGATAGTAAAGGTTACTACTTGCGAGTAGTCGCAACAGAGGAACCTATCACACAATCAGATATTACCTCTAACAGCAGCCGTGTCAGGTTGCAGATCTACCTACACAACACGCTTACAACGTTTACTCAGTACACGTTAAGCATGAGCGTTACTGTCCACGAAGAATCGTGGCAGTGGAACGGCAGCCCATCGATGTTATCTAACAACAGTAGCATCTTACTTAACGATAAGACTGTTACTGTTAAACATGATGTTGACGGTAGTCGCTCAGCAGGTATTTTGGTTAGATTTAACGGCAGCGGTGGTTATAGCCCAGATTCTTTGCTCATCAATTGGGCCTCGTTTAAATTAACCAATTTGTCTCGCTCTAGTGGCGTTGCAGTTTCTAACGCTGTTATCGGTAGCAGCGCAACAATAACAATCGACAGGCAATCAACGTCTTATAAGCATACGCTTAGATACGATTGGTTTGGCAAATCAGGAACTATCGCGACAAATGTTGATACAAGTTATAGATGGCTAATCCCCTTAGATTTTGCTAATGATATTCCTGACAGCGTTAGCGGAAATGGAACAATTTACGTAGATACTTATAATGGCTCTACCCTAACAGGTACACAACCAGTTACCTTTACTGCAACAGTACCAGATAGTATTAAGCCAACGCTTAGCAGTATATCCCTGTCGGATGCTAACACAGTCGCAAATAACGTTGTGTCAAGCCCTGACTATTATGTTCAGATTTATTCTAATATTAAGGTAAATTTTGGTTCTGCAAGCGGTGCTTACGGCTCGACGATCAAAGGATATTATGCTGAGGTTGTCGGGAAAGGTCAGTCTACTGATCAAAATGGCGGTACGCTAGGCAGCATGCTCTATGATGGACAAATCACTATCAGAGCAAAAGTTATTGATAGTCGAGGACGTGAATCTCAAATAGTTGATAAAACAGTCACGGTGCTTAAATATTCGCCGCCAGCCCTGTCATTTGACGTCGCAAGGTCTGGTTATGGTTCTGACACGCTAACGGTTACAAGACGAGCGTCTATTGCTCCATTAAGTGTTTTTGGTACGCAAAAAAATACTATGACACTTAATTTCAGCGTTGCGCCGCTTGGCTCAACAAATTTCGTGTCAAACAATGGTTCTGTTAGCGGAACTTGGGCTAATATATCAAATCTAACAAACTCTGCCGCTAATCTCTATGGCACATTCTCGCCAACAACATCATATACCGTTAAAGGTGTCTTGTCAGATAAATTTAGTCGCACAGAATTTCTCTTTGATGTCGGGACAGAAGCGGTTGTGATGTCAATTGCCAAAAACGGTATCGGATTCCAAAAAGTTTGGGAGAAGGGTGCTATTGATGCTAAAGGAGATGCTTACATTAGCGGCAAGTTGTATGTCAATAATACAGAGGTTAAACCGTCATTTGACAAGACAGAGATTTTAAACATGGTTTATCCAGTTGGCTCTGTTTACATGAGCACATCATCCGCAAATCCATCAACATTTATCGGTGGCACATGGCAAAGATATGCTCAAGGTAGGACCATTGTCGGAGTTTCCGAAAGTGAAGCAGAATTTAGCTATGTTGGGAAAACAGGCGGTGAGAAGTCGCACCGTTTGACTAACCAAGAAATGCCTAGCCATTCCCATGGTTTTAATGGGAATAAAATGGTCGGAAATGGTTACGGAGACGGCCCAGCCAACGTTACTGCGAGCGGCGCTTGGTTCCAGTTGCACTCAAAAACTGGCTCTGAGGGTGGAGATCAACCACATAATAACTTGCAACCTTACATAACAACTTATATATGGCTGAGAACGGCCTAG
- a CDS encoding DUF1366 domain-containing protein, with translation MLVITSNYPEQMPDGSVSGAKVMLDGIDDHAGWHIPLSLPKEYLKKPQSEVMALCEKMIYQQLQPQKALNEQFAKLDTDVEKVENMLKFATGILNLLIATQEKEETTDDETVEKVD, from the coding sequence ATGTTAGTTATCACATCAAATTACCCAGAGCAGATGCCTGACGGCTCTGTATCTGGTGCTAAGGTGATGCTTGACGGGATTGATGATCATGCAGGTTGGCACATCCCGTTATCATTGCCAAAAGAATATTTAAAAAAACCTCAAAGCGAGGTTATGGCACTTTGCGAGAAGATGATTTACCAACAATTACAACCACAAAAAGCATTAAACGAACAGTTTGCGAAGCTAGACACAGATGTCGAAAAAGTGGAAAACATGCTTAAATTTGCGACTGGCATTTTAAATTTACTTATCGCAACGCAAGAAAAAGAGGAAACAACAGATGATGAAACTGTTGAAAAAGTGGATTAA
- a CDS encoding phage holin: MEELLQVITGSALSILTILAGIAVKVIKDYLLKKGGEKAVKIAEIVAQNAVEAVEQIAYDKDVKGIEKLTEAKVAVRDELSKHNVYLSDKQMEVFIEAAVKRMNDSWKGQ; this comes from the coding sequence ATGGAAGAATTACTACAAGTTATTACTGGCTCAGCCTTATCAATTTTAACTATTTTAGCAGGTATTGCGGTTAAAGTTATTAAAGACTATTTGCTTAAAAAAGGCGGTGAGAAAGCCGTTAAAATTGCTGAAATTGTGGCTCAGAATGCGGTTGAAGCCGTTGAACAAATTGCTTATGATAAAGACGTCAAAGGCATTGAAAAGCTCACAGAAGCAAAAGTTGCTGTTCGTGATGAATTGTCAAAACACAATGTCTATTTGTCAGACAAGCAAATGGAAGTCTTTATTGAAGCGGCCGTGAAACGCATGAATGACAGTTGGAAAGGTCAATGA